The following coding sequences are from one Paenibacillus sp. JDR-2 window:
- a CDS encoding DUF6923 family protein — protein MPATITGIVFNDLNHDGVFTVGEPGIPGAFVVLFSSTGSTCTPAQTDSAGSYSFSITSAGTYTVYETVGNPGATCPPVAVSQPAGFTMSNGPRKLTLTVTAAQITGNAVLSGNNFSHDTINNPLGCTTSMIQFSGRPSVWYNINIVTGSAVVQGTVSPPVDINGIGYNTLDNYIYGYDQLNNRIVRVDNNGNVIILFPLPPGLPADTYNVGTFDLNGFLYLFVNNETRFYVIDLRPNSATFMKLVNPANGFLEQTSNFGVALSRALNSSDWVYRPQDGNLYAITPTGLMQRIAPTTGTITNITTTPLNTGPFGAVALDATGTIYAISNNDGNIYRYTISGNTAAASRFSSTVSSSFNDATMCALATINLDFGDAPDVAAGNGPDNYSTLLPSDGPRHGLVNNLFLGTRVTAETDAHQNFDATGDDLTQGIQDDGVAVPLPILIANLGFYSFPVTVTNTTGTSANLYAWVDFNGDGIYQEDEASPVLTIPSIPGTQTYELHFFPAFGVMPILDHTFVRIRLTTDTLVNANPPGQLADTRSLGPATDGEVEDYIVFVQKAVEIFINKTAEPTEALPGQIITYTFSIKNPAPFPLTNVRIEDSLLGLVDIISSFRPNRPWNCMPHTLYRPELQRAPLS, from the coding sequence ATGCCAGCTACAATTACGGGAATTGTTTTTAACGATTTGAACCATGACGGAGTATTTACCGTTGGAGAGCCCGGAATACCTGGTGCATTTGTCGTGTTATTTAGCAGTACCGGCAGCACTTGCACACCAGCGCAAACTGATTCGGCCGGCAGCTACAGCTTTTCAATCACCTCAGCGGGTACGTATACGGTGTATGAGACCGTAGGCAATCCAGGCGCAACCTGTCCCCCGGTTGCTGTTTCCCAGCCTGCAGGTTTTACGATGTCCAATGGACCTCGCAAGCTAACGTTAACCGTTACGGCGGCTCAGATTACGGGGAACGCCGTGCTCAGCGGCAATAACTTCAGTCACGACACGATTAATAACCCGCTTGGCTGCACCACGAGTATGATTCAATTCTCCGGCCGTCCTTCTGTCTGGTACAACATTAATATCGTTACGGGCTCAGCCGTCGTCCAAGGAACCGTCAGCCCGCCTGTCGATATTAACGGCATTGGCTATAATACGCTTGATAATTACATCTATGGCTATGATCAATTAAATAACCGTATCGTCCGCGTAGACAACAACGGGAATGTCATCATCCTTTTTCCTCTTCCGCCTGGTCTACCGGCAGACACTTACAATGTCGGAACATTTGACTTGAACGGATTCCTTTATTTGTTTGTTAATAACGAGACGAGATTTTATGTCATTGATCTTCGCCCGAATTCCGCGACGTTCATGAAGCTGGTCAATCCGGCAAACGGCTTTTTGGAGCAGACCAGCAACTTTGGAGTAGCTTTAAGCCGTGCGCTCAATTCCAGCGATTGGGTATATCGGCCGCAGGACGGCAACTTGTATGCCATAACGCCAACTGGGCTGATGCAGCGAATTGCGCCAACGACGGGCACAATAACGAATATTACAACTACTCCATTAAATACGGGACCGTTTGGCGCGGTTGCCCTTGATGCAACCGGTACAATTTATGCCATTTCGAATAACGACGGCAATATATACCGTTACACCATTTCGGGGAATACAGCTGCCGCAAGCCGCTTTTCATCAACGGTCTCATCCTCCTTCAACGATGCCACTATGTGCGCTCTTGCAACTATTAATTTGGATTTTGGCGATGCGCCGGATGTTGCTGCGGGCAATGGGCCGGACAATTATTCTACGTTGCTACCCTCCGACGGTCCCCGTCATGGTCTCGTGAATAATCTGTTTCTGGGCACGAGAGTTACGGCGGAGACGGATGCCCATCAGAATTTTGACGCAACCGGAGATGACTTGACGCAAGGTATCCAAGACGATGGCGTAGCTGTGCCCTTGCCAATTTTAATTGCGAATTTAGGTTTCTATTCCTTCCCGGTGACCGTGACGAATACGACAGGTACATCAGCTAATCTGTATGCGTGGGTAGACTTTAACGGGGATGGCATTTACCAAGAAGATGAGGCGTCTCCTGTATTGACGATCCCTTCGATTCCCGGCACTCAAACCTATGAGCTGCATTTTTTCCCTGCTTTTGGCGTGATGCCAATCCTGGATCATACTTTTGTTAGAATACGTCTAACAACCGACACGCTGGTGAATGCGAATCCGCCGGGACAGCTCGCGGATACCAGAAGCTTAGGGCCGGCAACAGACGGGGAAGTAGAGGATTATATTGTTTTTGTCCAGAAGGCGGTTGAAATCTTTATCAACAAAACCGCTGAGCCTACGGAAGCATTACCGGGGCAGATCATCACCTATACCTTCTCGATTAAAAATCCGGCACCATTCCCGTTAACAAACGTTCGTATTGAAGACTCGCTTCTTGGCCTGGTTGATATCATCTCTTCCTTCCGCCCGAATCGACCGTGGAACTGCATGCCACATACGTTGTACCGCCCGGAACTCCAGCGGGCTCCGTTATCGTGA
- a CDS encoding ArsR/SmtB family transcription factor, whose product MFNFDPDKVLADFKDGAPMLAAIGDETRQLIVGALLGAGCEGMRVGRLMELTHLSRPSLSHHLKILKEAGVVGITKEGTKNYYYLDGSGKLLQLKKLAAHIDHYLDELRKAGYHV is encoded by the coding sequence ATGTTTAATTTCGATCCGGACAAAGTGCTGGCCGATTTCAAAGACGGTGCGCCGATGCTTGCGGCTATCGGAGACGAGACGCGCCAGCTTATCGTGGGCGCACTGCTTGGAGCCGGGTGTGAAGGAATGCGCGTTGGCAGGCTAATGGAGCTGACCCATCTGTCCAGGCCGTCTCTTAGCCACCACTTAAAAATATTGAAGGAAGCGGGCGTTGTCGGCATTACCAAAGAAGGGACAAAAAACTATTATTACCTCGATGGCTCCGGCAAGCTGCTGCAGTTAAAAAAATTAGCCGCTCATATCGATCATTATTTGGATGAGCTTAGAAAGGCGGGATATCATGTCTGA
- a CDS encoding SDR family oxidoreductase → MSEIVLVTGGSGFVASWCIVELLRQGYTVRTTIRGLSKEAAVRTAISAVIDPEDRLSFYPADLTQDVGWLEAMQGCKYVLHVASPMEGSEAGLIEAAREGTLRVLQAAVKAGIERVVMTSSCAAITPSPGQDIQLLDETFWTDPDNKLLDPYRRSKTLSELAAWDFMKKYGNGMTLTTILPGAVFGPVIMNEKYGSVQVIGRMLDGKVPGIPRIGLEIIDVRDLADMHIRAMTSIKAAGERFIAVGDFLWMSEVAELLRNKLGENAAKVPTRKLPDFVLRTVSWFQSDLRSIVPMLGRKFRHTPAKAQRILGWQFRPVEATVVDCANSLLK, encoded by the coding sequence ATGTCTGAGATTGTCCTTGTTACAGGAGGAAGCGGTTTTGTAGCTAGCTGGTGTATCGTGGAGTTGTTAAGACAAGGATATACGGTTCGTACTACGATCCGCGGCTTGTCCAAGGAGGCAGCCGTCCGAACGGCGATCTCAGCTGTTATAGATCCGGAAGACCGATTATCGTTCTATCCGGCAGATCTGACGCAAGACGTTGGCTGGCTGGAGGCGATGCAGGGCTGCAAATATGTTCTTCACGTGGCTTCTCCGATGGAGGGTAGCGAAGCAGGTTTGATTGAAGCTGCAAGAGAGGGGACGCTTCGCGTGCTTCAGGCAGCCGTCAAAGCCGGAATAGAACGGGTAGTGATGACCTCCTCCTGCGCGGCGATTACTCCATCGCCAGGACAAGACATTCAGCTTCTGGACGAAACCTTCTGGACTGATCCGGACAATAAACTTCTTGACCCTTACCGCAGATCAAAGACATTGTCTGAACTTGCGGCATGGGATTTTATGAAGAAATACGGGAACGGGATGACACTTACTACGATTTTGCCTGGCGCGGTGTTTGGTCCCGTTATTATGAATGAGAAGTACGGCTCGGTGCAGGTGATAGGCCGCATGCTGGATGGCAAGGTTCCGGGAATTCCGCGAATCGGACTTGAGATCATTGATGTACGCGATCTTGCGGACATGCATATTCGCGCGATGACTTCAATCAAAGCTGCCGGAGAGCGATTTATCGCGGTGGGAGATTTCTTGTGGATGTCGGAGGTAGCCGAGCTGCTGCGGAACAAATTGGGCGAAAACGCTGCTAAGGTACCTACCCGTAAGCTGCCGGATTTCGTATTGCGAACGGTATCTTGGTTTCAATCGGACCTGCGTTCCATCGTTCCAATGCTGGGACGCAAATTCCGTCATACCCCGGCGAAAGCCCAGCGTATTCTAGGCTGGCAGTTCAGACCCGTTGAAGCAACAGTCGTGGATTGCGCGAACAGCTTGCTCAAATAA
- a CDS encoding GNAT family N-acetyltransferase: MEISLSKADLKDAASIHEMQLKAFTPLLEKYQDFDTSPANESVERIITRLNQSITDYYLIKSGEAAVGAIRVVTKDNQTYRVSPIFILPEHQGKGIAQKVFARIEQIYFDAKSWELDTILQEEGNCYLYEKLGYARTGEIKEINDKMTLVFYEKHL, from the coding sequence ATGGAAATCTCATTAAGTAAAGCAGACTTAAAAGATGCAGCGAGTATTCATGAAATGCAACTTAAAGCATTTACGCCCCTATTGGAAAAATATCAGGATTTCGATACAAGTCCCGCCAATGAATCCGTGGAGCGAATTATTACTCGGTTAAATCAATCAATTACGGATTATTATTTGATTAAATCCGGGGAAGCTGCAGTTGGCGCAATTAGAGTGGTAACAAAGGATAATCAAACCTATCGCGTCAGTCCGATATTTATATTGCCGGAACACCAAGGGAAAGGCATTGCCCAGAAAGTCTTTGCAAGGATTGAACAAATCTATTTCGATGCCAAGTCATGGGAGCTGGATACTATCCTGCAAGAGGAAGGAAACTGTTATCTGTACGAGAAGCTGGGTTATGCAAGAACGGGAGAAATAAAGGAAATAAACGATAAAATGACTCTCGTGTTTTACGAAAAACATCTGTAA
- a CDS encoding SgrR family transcriptional regulator → MLLDERYLTLYERFGGEPGPAQVTLEELSEVLYCTPRNAKLILKKLQSEQLIDWLPGLGRGHRSRIAFHIEKEPYLMQYAVNLAEQGDYKRAFDVIAQYGNGTSAKQTFLEWLDNQFGYKKGQAEGGEDCRDALIFPVLKAPVTLDPADLLYSFDSHLIRQISDRLLRYDEQLDKIVPMLAHNWTSNADATEWTFYLRKGIRFHNGQELTSRDVRFTLERLQHDTANSWLLREVTCVEAVSSRVLRIRLKKANRIFDRFMCSAAASIIPYEFAGMDEEEFWRQPIGTGPFQLAKWANGRIKLEVNDVYFQGRPYLDEVEVVIMPEDCGNDLDKLTKVHHSLDTMRMDKSMTKDDWQQIGKLCPGCVLMSWNVAVDRPQQSAAFRHAVSKIIRPGEMIMELGGERALPAYGFRPEASCTQTLEPIQPEQIRKLLQESGYCGEILRIAFHSKYNDDGRWVIDRLAEWGIQLEMLPYGDALQADVCISGLVFPEDEVCEIEAYEHRDCVMQSYFDKENKAWILSRIDAAVGAESKQQRRQQLREIEERLREEALVLFLHHRRLSTYLHPSVRGVSLNPLGWIDFKDIWLEQHD, encoded by the coding sequence ATGCTGCTGGATGAGAGATATCTTACTCTATACGAGCGCTTCGGCGGTGAACCGGGTCCCGCTCAGGTAACCCTTGAGGAATTATCGGAAGTTTTATACTGCACGCCCCGCAATGCCAAGCTTATACTGAAAAAGCTTCAAAGCGAGCAGCTTATTGATTGGCTGCCGGGACTTGGAAGAGGACACCGGTCCAGGATAGCCTTCCATATTGAAAAAGAACCGTACTTAATGCAATATGCCGTTAATCTGGCGGAGCAAGGCGACTATAAACGGGCATTTGATGTCATTGCCCAATATGGCAACGGTACATCAGCCAAGCAGACCTTTTTGGAATGGCTGGATAATCAGTTTGGCTATAAGAAGGGGCAAGCGGAGGGAGGCGAGGATTGCAGAGATGCTTTGATTTTTCCCGTATTGAAAGCTCCTGTGACCCTTGATCCGGCTGACCTGCTATATTCCTTCGACTCCCATCTGATCCGCCAGATCAGCGACAGGCTGCTGCGATACGATGAGCAATTGGACAAAATTGTGCCTATGCTTGCACATAACTGGACTTCAAATGCGGATGCCACGGAATGGACGTTTTATCTTCGCAAAGGAATCCGGTTCCACAACGGTCAAGAGCTGACCTCTCGGGATGTTAGGTTTACCTTGGAACGGTTACAGCATGATACGGCGAACAGCTGGCTGCTGCGCGAGGTGACATGCGTGGAAGCCGTTAGCTCTCGCGTGCTGCGCATTAGGCTAAAAAAGGCCAACCGGATCTTTGACCGGTTCATGTGCTCTGCCGCCGCTAGCATCATCCCATATGAATTTGCCGGTATGGATGAAGAAGAGTTCTGGAGGCAGCCGATTGGCACAGGCCCATTCCAGCTTGCGAAATGGGCTAATGGACGGATCAAGCTAGAGGTTAACGATGTCTATTTTCAGGGACGGCCATATTTGGATGAGGTCGAAGTTGTCATTATGCCCGAGGATTGCGGCAATGATTTGGATAAGCTGACTAAGGTACATCATAGTTTGGATACCATGAGAATGGATAAAAGCATGACCAAGGATGATTGGCAGCAAATCGGAAAGTTGTGCCCTGGCTGTGTTCTCATGAGCTGGAATGTCGCGGTCGATAGGCCGCAGCAGTCCGCTGCCTTTCGTCATGCCGTTAGCAAAATTATTCGGCCTGGCGAAATGATTATGGAGCTTGGCGGCGAACGCGCGCTTCCTGCCTATGGTTTCAGACCGGAAGCAAGCTGCACGCAGACGCTAGAACCGATTCAGCCTGAGCAAATCCGCAAGCTTTTGCAGGAATCGGGTTATTGCGGAGAGATTTTGCGGATCGCTTTCCATTCGAAATATAACGATGACGGACGATGGGTCATTGATCGATTGGCTGAATGGGGTATTCAATTGGAGATGCTGCCGTACGGGGACGCGTTGCAAGCCGATGTCTGCATCTCAGGGCTGGTCTTTCCCGAAGATGAAGTTTGCGAGATCGAAGCTTATGAGCATCGCGATTGCGTAATGCAGTCTTATTTTGACAAAGAAAACAAAGCATGGATACTAAGCCGGATCGATGCGGCGGTTGGCGCCGAATCCAAGCAACAGCGCCGCCAGCAGCTGAGAGAAATCGAAGAGCGTCTTCGCGAAGAAGCGCTTGTCTTGTTCCTGCATCACAGGCGTCTCAGCACGTATCTGCATCCTTCCGTTCGGGGTGTCAGCTTGAATCCGCTAGGGTGGATTGACTTCAAGGATATTTGGCTGGAGCAGCATGATTAA
- a CDS encoding phosphodiester glycosidase family protein, whose translation MKKFFGIVGVFILVWAIISGIFMFFTDSGYRLRAMAAETILSSQHRQWAKYTFLPQSDLDAMLENINNPSYVNSASGSGDLGGMVNVKSDKDLYVHVESIESYTNPTHNYKGKIITISNPNRVKLVSSKLSDHGEQIFVIAKRAKALAAINASGFVDLDGHGNGGASTGVVIEDGVIKSQNKNTKEFVAGITKDGVMITGKYSANELVNLGVQYAAGFKPQLIVNGQKMVEGDGGWGWGPRTAIGQKADGSIIFVVIDGRQTRSVGASIKEVQDLLYERGAVNAMCMDGGSSSSMYFNGDNITIPSSRNNIPRYLPNIWALIPQAGDTLHVDVDGKDVTSFEGLGL comes from the coding sequence GTGAAGAAATTTTTTGGTATTGTAGGTGTCTTTATTCTCGTATGGGCAATTATCTCGGGTATCTTTATGTTCTTTACAGATTCCGGATATCGTCTTCGGGCGATGGCAGCGGAGACCATATTATCGTCTCAACACCGGCAGTGGGCGAAGTACACTTTTTTACCGCAAAGTGACTTGGACGCTATGCTTGAAAATATAAATAATCCGAGTTACGTGAACAGCGCCTCGGGATCGGGCGATTTAGGCGGCATGGTGAACGTAAAGTCGGATAAGGATTTGTACGTGCATGTGGAGTCGATTGAAAGCTATACCAATCCTACGCATAACTACAAAGGAAAAATCATCACGATCTCCAATCCGAATCGGGTAAAGCTAGTTAGCTCGAAGCTGAGTGACCATGGCGAACAAATCTTTGTTATCGCGAAGCGGGCGAAAGCTCTTGCCGCCATTAACGCGAGTGGTTTTGTCGATTTGGATGGGCATGGCAACGGTGGAGCTTCTACCGGTGTCGTTATTGAAGACGGCGTTATTAAAAGCCAGAATAAGAACACTAAAGAGTTCGTAGCGGGCATAACCAAAGATGGCGTGATGATTACCGGCAAGTACAGCGCGAATGAATTGGTTAATCTCGGAGTACAATATGCAGCAGGCTTTAAACCGCAGTTAATCGTAAACGGTCAAAAGATGGTTGAAGGCGACGGCGGTTGGGGCTGGGGTCCGCGTACGGCAATTGGCCAAAAAGCCGATGGCAGCATCATCTTTGTCGTTATTGACGGCCGTCAGACCCGTTCGGTTGGCGCGAGTATCAAAGAAGTACAGGATTTGCTCTACGAACGTGGAGCTGTAAATGCCATGTGTATGGATGGCGGTTCTTCCTCTTCGATGTATTTTAACGGCGATAACATTACGATTCCTTCTTCCCGCAATAATATTCCCCGTTATCTGCCGAATATTTGGGCGTTGATTCCGCAAGCCGGAGATACCCTTCACGTTGATGTGGACGGGAAAGACGTAACTTCGTTTGAAGGTCTTGGCTTGTAA
- a CDS encoding DinB family protein codes for MITRTVAVAQLGKYVESVPLQLRAWSEEKMITPRAVGKWSPLQILGHLCDSAIHNCRRIVEAPSAEGPYAITSYNQDKWVEAQQYASAPVDEIIALWESLNRAMVRVIAAVSVDTLTSCNILLPNGETHTLEWLVKDYVEHLEHHLKQISPDLLLGEEAVSKGVRSLE; via the coding sequence ATGATAACAAGAACCGTTGCCGTTGCGCAACTTGGTAAGTATGTTGAATCGGTGCCTTTGCAATTAAGAGCTTGGTCTGAGGAAAAAATGATCACGCCGAGGGCTGTTGGAAAGTGGTCACCACTTCAAATTCTCGGGCATCTTTGCGATTCGGCGATCCATAATTGCAGAAGAATCGTTGAGGCTCCTTCAGCAGAAGGACCCTATGCTATTACTTCATATAACCAGGACAAATGGGTGGAAGCTCAGCAGTATGCATCGGCACCGGTCGACGAGATTATTGCCTTATGGGAAAGTTTGAACCGCGCGATGGTGAGAGTGATCGCTGCAGTGTCTGTTGATACGTTAACGTCATGCAACATCCTGCTGCCAAACGGCGAGACGCATACGTTGGAATGGCTGGTAAAAGATTATGTTGAGCATTTGGAGCATCATCTTAAGCAAATCTCTCCGGATTTATTATTAGGGGAAGAGGCCGTCTCAAAAGGGGTTCGCTCGCTAGAGTAA
- a CDS encoding transposase: protein MLFEDGHALSVRRMHEPESVFGQIKNNRGFRRFLLLGLPKVSLEVGWLSLAHNLLKKAIKEQNRKIALQG, encoded by the coding sequence GTGCTTTTTGAGGATGGACATGCCTTGTCGGTTCGACGCATGCATGAACCAGAAAGTGTGTTTGGCCAAATCAAGAATAACCGGGGATTCCGCCGGTTCCTGCTTCTAGGCTTACCGAAAGTTAGCCTAGAGGTCGGGTGGCTTTCGCTTGCCCACAATTTGCTGAAGAAAGCTATAAAGGAGCAAAATCGAAAAATAGCGCTGCAGGGATAA
- a CDS encoding BMP family ABC transporter substrate-binding protein has protein sequence MKKLIMVAAAALLVFMAGCSKETKTNSTGAEAVTDGDKTKPRVAFVYLGVPGDGGWTYEHDQGRKMMEEELGLTATTVENVPEGADAERVFEELAEKNDIIFGTSFGYMDAMVAVAKKHPDVKFLHASGYKTSDNLGTYLGKEYQSAYLVGMAAGKMTKNNHLGYVGAYPIPEVIYTINAFALGVQSVNPEAKVDVVWSNTWFDPTAERQAATSLLDKGVDVLAAYQDSPASIQAAAERGVWGIGNDSDMSKYAPDYYISNPKWNWGPYYVQTVKAVMDGTWKSESYFGSMKDGITDIAPFGKNVPQDVKDLAEAKKKEILGGSFDVFNGPIADQSGTEKVPQGKEMTVDEILNMNWFVKGIEGTIPQ, from the coding sequence ATGAAGAAGCTCATTATGGTCGCAGCGGCAGCATTGCTAGTCTTTATGGCTGGTTGCTCGAAGGAAACAAAGACGAATTCAACGGGAGCAGAAGCTGTCACTGACGGAGACAAGACAAAGCCAAGAGTAGCTTTTGTCTACCTGGGCGTTCCGGGGGACGGAGGTTGGACTTACGAGCATGATCAAGGACGCAAGATGATGGAAGAGGAGCTTGGCCTTACCGCAACGACGGTCGAGAACGTACCGGAAGGAGCAGATGCCGAGCGCGTATTCGAAGAGCTTGCCGAGAAGAACGATATTATTTTCGGCACAAGCTTTGGCTACATGGATGCCATGGTTGCCGTAGCAAAGAAGCATCCCGATGTAAAGTTCCTTCACGCCAGCGGCTATAAAACCTCGGACAATCTCGGCACCTATCTGGGCAAGGAATACCAAAGCGCTTATCTTGTAGGGATGGCGGCAGGCAAAATGACGAAAAACAATCATCTCGGCTATGTAGGGGCTTACCCGATTCCGGAGGTGATCTATACGATCAACGCGTTCGCGCTAGGCGTACAAAGCGTTAACCCGGAAGCGAAGGTAGACGTCGTGTGGAGCAATACGTGGTTTGATCCAACAGCCGAGCGTCAGGCGGCAACAAGCTTGCTCGACAAAGGCGTAGACGTCTTGGCCGCTTATCAGGATTCGCCGGCAAGCATTCAAGCTGCTGCCGAACGCGGGGTATGGGGAATCGGCAATGACTCGGATATGAGCAAATACGCGCCGGATTATTATATTTCCAATCCGAAGTGGAACTGGGGTCCTTATTACGTGCAGACGGTAAAAGCCGTTATGGACGGCACTTGGAAGTCCGAAAGCTATTTCGGTTCCATGAAGGACGGCATCACGGACATCGCGCCGTTTGGCAAGAACGTTCCGCAGGATGTCAAAGACCTCGCAGAAGCGAAGAAGAAAGAGATTTTAGGCGGCAGCTTTGATGTGTTTAACGGACCGATCGCCGATCAGAGCGGAACGGAAAAAGTGCCACAAGGCAAAGAGATGACCGTAGACGAGATTTTGAACATGAACTGGTTCGTCAAAGGCATTGAAGGGACCATACCGCAATAG
- a CDS encoding aromatic ring-hydroxylating oxygenase subunit alpha: MIRKDPVLEHEWHPVAIAADVSDTPKQVIVLGEKVVIFRTKQGVKAMKDLCIHRGVPLSLGRVDNDEIVCAYHGWRYDGDGRCVCIPAMPKSQAIPLKAKTQTYLCLERYGFVWVCLGEPKEEYPPLEGKVEEELLPIWMGPYPVQASAPRVIENFLDVSHLMFVHEGLLGDSEFAEINDYNVHQIDGALVTDEIVVYQPDPDGREIGVDNRYIYEIYAPCCVKLVKGSVGSDEIFHLFLIVLPETETTCTAFMLQLRNYAPEIPDQVFIDFQNTLLEQDKRIVEEQKPELLPLDLQAELHLKCDRVAIAYRRRLKELGVTIGTE; this comes from the coding sequence ATGATAAGAAAAGATCCCGTACTCGAGCATGAATGGCATCCGGTAGCGATTGCCGCCGATGTCAGCGACACTCCCAAGCAGGTCATTGTTTTGGGAGAAAAAGTCGTGATTTTCCGCACGAAGCAAGGTGTTAAAGCCATGAAGGACCTTTGTATTCATCGCGGCGTCCCTCTGTCGCTTGGGCGCGTGGACAATGACGAGATCGTCTGCGCTTACCATGGCTGGAGGTATGACGGTGACGGGCGATGCGTCTGCATTCCGGCAATGCCCAAATCGCAGGCGATTCCGCTCAAAGCGAAAACGCAAACGTATTTGTGTCTGGAACGGTACGGTTTTGTCTGGGTCTGCCTTGGAGAACCAAAGGAGGAATACCCGCCGCTTGAGGGGAAAGTGGAGGAGGAGCTTCTGCCAATCTGGATGGGACCTTATCCGGTCCAAGCATCCGCTCCGCGTGTCATCGAGAATTTCCTGGATGTCTCGCATCTCATGTTTGTGCATGAAGGGCTGCTTGGCGACAGCGAATTTGCCGAGATTAACGACTACAATGTACATCAAATAGACGGGGCGCTTGTTACGGATGAGATTGTCGTCTACCAGCCCGATCCTGACGGACGCGAAATAGGCGTAGATAACCGGTATATCTATGAAATCTATGCGCCATGCTGCGTCAAACTGGTGAAGGGTAGTGTTGGCTCTGACGAGATCTTTCATTTGTTCTTGATTGTTCTCCCGGAGACGGAAACGACCTGTACGGCGTTTATGCTGCAGCTTCGCAACTATGCGCCGGAGATTCCGGATCAGGTGTTTATCGATTTCCAGAATACGCTGCTCGAGCAGGACAAACGAATTGTCGAAGAGCAAAAGCCGGAGCTGCTGCCGCTCGATCTGCAGGCGGAGCTGCATCTCAAATGCGACCGCGTCGCCATTGCTTACCGGCGCAGATTGAAGGAGCTAGGCGTAACGATCGGAACCGAATAA
- a CDS encoding response regulator transcription factor: MKTVLVVEDEDKIRDVVISYLKKEGFKTLEAATGSYALEVLRSSLVDLVILDLMLPDMDGEQVCVSIRKTNSIPILMLSAKMSDNNRIKGLSIGADDYLIKPFDPREVVARVRAILRRTDDSQLLADRSSYNHGHLEIDSLKQMVFCHGEPISLTPNEYKLLLMLAKYPQRHFTRNELVDKVLGYDFEGDVRTIDQHVKNIRYKIEPDPKNPLYIRTVYGSGYRFDGSGI; this comes from the coding sequence ATGAAAACAGTATTGGTAGTGGAGGATGAAGACAAAATCCGGGATGTTGTCATATCTTATTTGAAAAAAGAAGGCTTTAAGACGCTGGAAGCTGCCACGGGCAGCTATGCTTTAGAAGTGCTGCGGAGCAGCTTGGTTGATCTCGTTATACTGGATCTAATGCTTCCGGATATGGACGGGGAGCAGGTTTGCGTATCAATAAGGAAGACGAACTCGATACCTATTCTTATGCTTAGCGCAAAGATGTCGGATAATAATCGTATAAAAGGGTTGTCTATTGGTGCGGACGACTATTTGATTAAACCCTTTGATCCGCGTGAAGTCGTGGCCCGGGTCCGGGCAATCCTGCGCCGAACGGACGACAGTCAGCTGCTTGCCGACCGTTCATCCTATAATCATGGCCATCTGGAAATCGATTCGCTGAAACAAATGGTATTTTGCCATGGGGAACCGATAAGCTTAACGCCAAACGAATATAAGCTGCTTCTAATGTTGGCCAAATATCCGCAGCGGCATTTTACGCGTAATGAATTGGTGGATAAAGTGCTTGGCTATGATTTTGAAGGTGATGTCCGCACCATTGATCAACATGTGAAGAACATCCGCTACAAAATCGAACCGGATCCTAAAAATCCTCTATATATCCGAACGGTCTACGGTTCGGGCTATCGATTTGATGGGAGCGGTATATGA